The Acidimicrobiales bacterium genome window below encodes:
- the arc gene encoding proteasome ATPase, translating to MSDAETYARIAAYEKEVAELRDQAKILEEEVLGLRRRMQEAPKRVRTLEEKLLETKGQLQQAVSQNERLTFTLREAREHIAALREEVDKLTQPPSAYGTFLGRNDDGTVDVFSGGRKMRVALHPELDTETGVELQRGAEVVLNESLNVVLARSPEQSGEVVTLKELLDGGRAVIVGRADEERVVEIAESLDGVKLRSGDSMLMDSRTGLLLERLPRPEVEELILEEVPDISYADVGGLDQQIESITDAVELPFLHRDLFVEHKLPAPKGILLYGPPGCGKTLIAKAVANSLAKKVAEVSGDKAARSYFLNIKGPELLNKYVGETERQIRLVFQRAREKSEEGVPVIVFFDEMDSLFRTRGTGISSDMESTIVPQLLAEIDGVETLRNVIVIGASNREDLIDPAILRPGRLDVKIKIERPDRDAAAQIFARYLTTDLPLDEEEVSTAGGGDRAKAVQAMIEKTVAEMYRADEENQFLEVTYQNGDKETMYYKDFASGAMIENIVRRAKKLAIKRAIAGGTRGIRTQDLLDSIKQEYKEHEDLPNTTNPDDWAKISGKKGERIVYIRTIMSQGDETTGGRSIERVATGQYL from the coding sequence GTGAGCGACGCCGAAACCTACGCCCGGATCGCCGCCTACGAGAAGGAGGTGGCCGAGCTCCGGGACCAGGCCAAGATCCTCGAAGAGGAGGTGCTGGGCCTGCGCCGCCGGATGCAGGAGGCGCCCAAGCGCGTGCGCACCCTCGAGGAGAAGCTCCTCGAGACCAAAGGACAGCTGCAGCAGGCCGTGTCGCAGAACGAGCGGCTCACCTTCACCCTCCGCGAAGCCCGCGAGCACATAGCCGCCCTGCGGGAGGAGGTCGACAAGCTCACGCAGCCGCCGTCGGCTTACGGAACATTCCTGGGGCGCAACGACGACGGGACCGTCGACGTCTTCTCCGGGGGACGCAAGATGCGCGTCGCTCTGCATCCCGAGCTCGACACCGAGACCGGGGTCGAGCTCCAGCGAGGAGCAGAGGTCGTGCTCAACGAGTCCCTGAACGTCGTCCTGGCACGCTCTCCGGAGCAGTCCGGCGAGGTAGTCACGCTCAAGGAGCTCCTCGATGGCGGCAGGGCCGTCATCGTCGGGCGGGCGGACGAGGAGCGGGTAGTCGAGATAGCGGAGAGTCTCGACGGCGTGAAGTTGCGCTCCGGTGACTCCATGCTGATGGACAGCCGCACCGGCCTGCTGCTCGAGAGGCTGCCCCGGCCTGAGGTCGAGGAATTGATCCTCGAGGAGGTCCCGGACATCTCCTACGCCGACGTGGGAGGTCTCGACCAGCAGATCGAGTCCATCACTGACGCGGTGGAGCTCCCTTTCCTGCACCGCGACCTGTTCGTGGAGCACAAGCTCCCCGCACCCAAGGGCATCCTCCTCTACGGCCCGCCCGGGTGCGGCAAGACGCTGATCGCCAAGGCAGTCGCGAACTCGTTGGCGAAGAAGGTCGCCGAAGTGTCAGGAGACAAGGCCGCTCGCAGCTACTTCTTGAACATCAAGGGGCCTGAGCTGCTCAACAAGTATGTGGGGGAGACCGAGCGCCAGATCCGCCTCGTCTTCCAGCGTGCCCGGGAAAAGAGCGAGGAAGGGGTTCCGGTCATCGTCTTCTTCGACGAGATGGACTCGCTGTTCCGGACCCGCGGCACCGGTATCAGCTCGGACATGGAATCGACGATCGTCCCTCAGCTTCTCGCCGAGATCGACGGGGTGGAGACGCTCCGCAACGTCATAGTGATCGGAGCTTCCAACCGGGAGGACCTCATAGACCCGGCGATCCTGCGCCCGGGCCGCCTGGACGTGAAGATCAAGATCGAGCGCCCGGACCGGGACGCGGCCGCCCAGATATTCGCCCGTTACCTCACGACGGATCTGCCCCTCGACGAGGAAGAGGTGTCGACGGCCGGAGGAGGCGACAGGGCCAAGGCGGTCCAGGCCATGATCGAGAAGACCGTCGCGGAGATGTACAGGGCCGACGAGGAGAACCAGTTCCTCGAAGTGACCTACCAGAACGGCGACAAGGAGACGATGTACTACAAGGACTTCGCGTCCGGGGCGATGATCGAGAACATCGTGCGGCGGGCGAAGAAGCTCGCCATCAAGCGGGCCATAGCAGGCGGGACTCGGGGAATCCGCACGCAGGACCTTCTCGACTCCATCAAGCAGGAGTACAAGGAGCACGAGGATCTGCCCAACACGACCAATCCCGACGACTGGGCGAAGATCTCCGGCAAGAAGGGGGAGCGGATCGTCTACATCCGCACCATCATGTCCCAGGGTGACGAGACAACAGGCGGTCGCTCGATCGAGCGGGTGGCCACCGGCCAGTACCTGTGA
- the prcA gene encoding proteasome subunit alpha, with translation MSMPFYVAPEQFMKDKADFARKNIARGRPLVATVYADGILICAENQSKSLHKVSEIYDRIAFAGVGRYNEFDSLRRAGVQHADVKGYQFSREDVEARSLANLYAQYMGNVFTHEVKPLEVEILVAEVGSDDGSDQMFHILYDGSIVDEDRFSVLGGEAEAIATRLKDSFEEGWTLDAALRAAAKALSGPDRAPVAADLEVAVLSRANGRRAFRRLDDERVSEALAG, from the coding sequence ATGAGCATGCCGTTCTACGTCGCGCCCGAGCAGTTCATGAAGGACAAGGCCGACTTCGCGCGAAAGAACATCGCGCGAGGACGGCCGCTCGTGGCGACCGTCTACGCCGATGGGATCCTGATCTGCGCCGAGAACCAGTCGAAGTCCCTGCACAAGGTCAGCGAGATATACGACCGGATCGCGTTCGCCGGGGTCGGTCGCTACAACGAGTTCGACTCCCTGCGCCGCGCCGGCGTGCAGCACGCGGACGTGAAGGGCTACCAGTTCAGCCGCGAGGACGTCGAAGCGCGGTCGCTGGCCAACCTCTACGCGCAGTACATGGGGAACGTGTTCACCCACGAGGTGAAGCCTCTCGAGGTCGAGATCCTCGTGGCCGAGGTGGGAAGCGACGATGGCTCCGACCAGATGTTCCACATTCTCTACGACGGTTCCATAGTCGACGAGGACCGTTTTTCGGTTCTCGGCGGTGAGGCCGAAGCCATCGCGACCCGCCTGAAGGACTCCTTCGAGGAAGGCTGGACCCTTGATGCGGCGCTCCGTGCGGCGGCCAAGGCTCTGTCCGGACCGGACCGCGCGCCTGTGGCGGCCGATCTCGAAGTGGCGGTGCTGTCACGTGCCAACGGGAGGCGTGCGTTCCGGCGCCTCGACGACGAACGGGTCTCTGAAGCCCTGGCAGGTTAG
- a CDS encoding ubiquitin-like protein Pup, protein MAEREQIKKQAPARSEDAAVEEVPTTNKKGEELKAELDDLLDEIDEVLEENAEEFVRSYVQKGGE, encoded by the coding sequence ATGGCAGAAAGAGAGCAGATCAAAAAGCAAGCTCCGGCTCGCAGCGAGGACGCCGCGGTCGAAGAGGTCCCCACCACCAACAAAAAGGGTGAAGAGCTGAAAGCAGAGCTCGACGACCTCCTCGACGAGATCGACGAGGTCCTGGAGGAGAACGCCGAGGAGTTCGTGCGCAGCTACGTCCAAAAGGGCGGCGAGTAG
- the prcB gene encoding proteasome subunit beta, translated as MFSPTDAPGPSFTDLLRRVGLDPFATVDSSGGPATFELRHGTTIVAIRYADGVVMAGDRRATAGSSIAHRTMEKVHAADRHSGVAIAGAAGPAMEMVKLFQLQLEHYEKVEGAQISLEGKANQLSQMVRSNLAMAMQGFVVVPLFAGFDTRRGVGRIYTYDPTGGRYEETDFHADGSGGRDARTTVKLGWRANLSREEAIELAVSALWQAADEDSATGGPDAVRGIYPTVATITAEGFARVDEQEVADRFAAVIVRVTPK; from the coding sequence ATGTTCAGCCCGACGGACGCCCCGGGCCCGAGCTTCACGGACCTGTTGCGGCGCGTGGGCCTCGACCCCTTCGCCACGGTGGATTCGTCGGGCGGCCCCGCGACGTTCGAGTTGCGCCATGGCACGACAATCGTCGCCATCCGCTACGCGGACGGGGTGGTCATGGCAGGCGACAGGCGTGCGACCGCTGGATCGTCGATCGCCCACAGGACCATGGAGAAGGTGCACGCGGCGGACCGGCACAGCGGTGTGGCGATCGCAGGCGCGGCCGGTCCCGCGATGGAGATGGTGAAGCTCTTCCAGCTGCAGCTGGAGCACTACGAGAAGGTGGAGGGTGCCCAGATCAGCCTCGAGGGCAAGGCCAACCAGCTGTCACAGATGGTGCGCTCCAACCTGGCGATGGCGATGCAGGGATTCGTCGTGGTGCCCCTGTTCGCGGGCTTCGACACGAGGCGCGGTGTCGGGCGCATCTACACATACGATCCGACCGGCGGGCGCTACGAGGAGACCGACTTCCATGCCGACGGCTCAGGCGGAAGGGACGCCCGCACCACGGTGAAGCTGGGCTGGCGAGCCAATCTTTCCCGGGAAGAGGCAATCGAGCTGGCGGTTTCGGCTTTGTGGCAAGCGGCGGACGAGGACTCTGCTACCGGCGGCCCGGATGCGGTTCGCGGCATCTATCCCACTGTCGCGACGATCACCGCCGAAGGCTTTGCGAGGGTGGACGAGCAGGAGGTCGCGGATCGCTTCGCGGCTGTCATCGTGAGGGTGACGCCCAAATGA
- a CDS encoding tRNA (adenine-N1)-methyltransferase — MTRPFEVGERILLFDSKGRRYLVRLEAGGEFHTHSGPVAHDSLIGAEEGVSVRSSRGARYTAVRPTLAEVVLKMPRGAQVIYPKDLGPILIMADIFPGAKVFESGLGSGAMSMALLRAGAVITGYELRPDFAARAQSNVAGFLGASALERYAVQVRDAYDGIDETGFDRVVLDLPEPWRVVKAAEAALRPGGILLSYLPTVGQVSALRDALERSGFGMAETVEVLQRGWHVEGQSVRPDHRMVAHTGFLTSARLLVAAGSED; from the coding sequence GTGACGCGCCCATTCGAGGTAGGCGAGCGGATCCTGCTGTTCGACTCTAAGGGTCGCAGGTATCTCGTGCGCCTCGAGGCCGGCGGCGAATTCCACACGCACTCCGGTCCCGTGGCACACGATTCACTCATCGGTGCCGAGGAAGGGGTCTCGGTGAGGTCCTCACGGGGAGCCCGGTACACGGCCGTCCGCCCCACGCTTGCAGAGGTGGTGTTGAAGATGCCGCGGGGGGCACAGGTCATCTATCCGAAGGACCTGGGACCGATCCTGATCATGGCGGACATCTTCCCGGGCGCGAAGGTCTTCGAGTCTGGGCTGGGGTCAGGAGCCATGTCCATGGCACTGCTCCGGGCGGGTGCCGTGATCACCGGGTATGAGTTGCGCCCGGACTTCGCGGCCCGTGCGCAGTCGAACGTGGCGGGATTCCTCGGTGCATCCGCTCTCGAGCGTTACGCGGTCCAGGTCAGGGACGCCTACGACGGCATAGACGAGACCGGCTTCGACCGCGTGGTGCTGGACCTCCCCGAACCGTGGCGGGTCGTGAAGGCCGCCGAAGCAGCGCTGAGGCCCGGCGGGATACTGCTTTCCTACCTGCCGACCGTCGGCCAGGTGAGCGCTCTCAGGGACGCCCTCGAGCGCAGCGGTTTCGGCATGGCAGAGACCGTCGAGGTCCTCCAGCGCGGCTGGCACGTCGAAGGTCAATCGGTCCGGCCCGACCACAGGATGGTCGCCCACACCGGGTTCCTCACCTCGGCGCGGCTGCTCGTCGCCGCCGGCAGCGAGGACTGA
- a CDS encoding MarP family serine protease → MDILDLIIVVVAIAAAVGGYRIGFVSRVTSWIGLALGFYVAVRFLPTVVVDMASASPGAQLTVAILVLVGGAMAGQALGLLVGSRLHGALPRGPIRTVDRWVGSAFGIVGVLAVLWLLIPSVASVSGWPARVTTGSGIARWVSRDFPPPPDALQVLRRLIGQDAPQVFAELHPGTPVGTPPAVNPLSQAITNVVAASTVKVEGQACDRIYEGSGFAVAGNLVVTNAHVVAGEGPGDTQVLLPNGSTLSATVVMFDPNRDLALLRVRNLGESPLTISVAQVGETGAVFGHPEGQDALAVTPARVSQEETAVGRDLYDSHTTRRDVLVLASALAHGDSGGALVDSHGDVIGVAFAISANQQGTSYALATSELKAALAEPQSPAGTSTGPCLTN, encoded by the coding sequence GTGGACATCCTCGACCTGATCATCGTCGTCGTCGCGATCGCCGCCGCGGTGGGCGGATACCGCATCGGCTTCGTCAGCCGTGTCACCTCCTGGATCGGTCTGGCTCTCGGCTTCTACGTGGCCGTCAGGTTCCTGCCGACCGTCGTGGTCGACATGGCATCGGCTTCGCCGGGAGCCCAGTTGACCGTCGCCATCCTGGTCCTCGTGGGAGGCGCCATGGCCGGCCAGGCCCTCGGCCTGCTCGTCGGCTCGCGTCTGCACGGCGCGCTGCCGCGGGGACCGATCCGCACGGTGGACCGATGGGTCGGTTCGGCGTTTGGGATAGTCGGGGTGCTCGCGGTCCTGTGGCTCCTGATCCCGTCGGTTGCATCGGTTTCCGGCTGGCCGGCAAGGGTGACGACTGGATCCGGGATCGCTCGCTGGGTCTCGCGGGACTTTCCCCCTCCGCCGGACGCACTCCAGGTACTGCGACGGTTGATCGGGCAGGACGCGCCACAGGTCTTCGCCGAACTGCACCCGGGTACCCCAGTGGGTACCCCTCCCGCCGTCAACCCGCTCAGCCAGGCGATCACCAACGTGGTGGCGGCCTCGACCGTGAAGGTCGAGGGTCAGGCGTGCGACCGGATCTACGAGGGAAGCGGTTTTGCCGTCGCCGGCAACCTGGTGGTGACGAACGCCCACGTCGTGGCGGGCGAAGGCCCGGGCGACACCCAGGTCCTGCTGCCGAACGGGAGCACGCTTTCAGCCACCGTCGTGATGTTCGACCCCAACCGCGACCTCGCTCTGCTGCGGGTCAGAAACCTCGGCGAGTCCCCATTGACCATTTCTGTCGCACAAGTCGGCGAGACCGGCGCCGTATTCGGCCATCCGGAGGGCCAGGACGCCCTCGCTGTGACGCCTGCACGGGTCTCCCAGGAGGAAACCGCTGTAGGACGTGACCTGTACGACAGCCACACCACCCGACGCGACGTCCTGGTGCTGGCATCGGCGCTGGCCCACGGTGACTCAGGCGGTGCCCTGGTCGACTCCCACGGGGACGTGATTGGCGTGGCGTTCGCCATCTCGGCGAACCAGCAGGGGACCTCCTACGCGCTGGCCACGAGCGAGCTCAAGGCTGCGCTGGCAGAGCCGCAGAGCCCTGCCGGGACCTCAACAGGGCCGTGCCTGACGAATTGA
- the dop gene encoding depupylase/deamidase Dop, producing MAIVKVLGMETEYGIIIRGSAEPNPIAASSTLINAYVAELNRRVEWDFEDESPGRDARGFAREGSMPPEVETHLVNAVLTNGARYYVDHAHPEYSTPECSNAYEVIRYDKAGELILAKSIEAASRALPPGQSLVVLKNNSDGKGNSYGTHENYLMDRSVPFARIVAHVMPHFVSRQVYTGAGKVGTEAPPSGGREINFQITQRADFFEEEVGLETTLKRPIVNTRDEPHCDAQKYRRLHVIVGDANMSEVANFLKVGTTSLVLSMIEDDWFARANRDLGLQSPVAAMRKVSYDLDLDTPLDLADGRTMTALEMQWEYLDLARKYAEERGLESVGGTEIGLDILRRWEQVLAALEADPMSLATQLDWVAKYRLVNAYRERHGLSWRDHKLAAMDLQYHDVDPSRSLYARLGMETILDPESIREAVTEPPETTRAYFRGKCLQKWASSIAAANWDSLVFDLGGDPLRRVPMMEPLRGTRSHVEELLSSVSSPAELLERLGS from the coding sequence GTGGCCATAGTCAAGGTGCTCGGGATGGAGACGGAGTACGGGATTATCATCCGCGGCTCCGCGGAGCCCAACCCGATCGCGGCCTCCTCGACCTTGATCAACGCCTACGTCGCCGAGCTGAACCGGCGGGTGGAGTGGGACTTCGAGGACGAGTCCCCGGGAAGAGACGCCCGAGGGTTCGCCCGTGAAGGGTCCATGCCGCCGGAAGTCGAGACGCACCTTGTCAACGCGGTCCTGACGAATGGGGCCCGGTACTACGTGGACCACGCGCACCCTGAATACTCGACCCCTGAGTGCTCCAATGCCTACGAGGTGATCCGCTACGACAAGGCTGGCGAGCTGATACTCGCCAAGTCGATCGAGGCGGCGTCGCGGGCGTTGCCTCCCGGCCAGAGTCTGGTGGTCCTGAAGAACAACTCCGACGGCAAGGGAAACTCCTACGGGACCCACGAGAACTACCTCATGGACCGGTCAGTGCCCTTCGCAAGGATCGTCGCCCACGTCATGCCGCACTTCGTCTCCCGCCAGGTGTACACGGGTGCGGGCAAGGTCGGGACGGAGGCACCGCCGTCGGGCGGCAGGGAGATCAACTTCCAGATCACCCAGAGGGCTGACTTCTTCGAAGAGGAGGTCGGTCTCGAGACGACTCTCAAGAGACCGATCGTGAACACGCGCGACGAACCCCACTGCGACGCGCAGAAGTACAGGCGCCTGCACGTCATTGTGGGCGACGCCAACATGTCGGAGGTCGCCAACTTCTTGAAGGTGGGTACAACCTCGCTGGTGCTGTCGATGATCGAGGACGACTGGTTCGCACGGGCCAATCGGGACCTCGGGTTGCAGTCACCGGTGGCAGCAATGCGAAAGGTGTCCTACGACCTCGACCTCGACACCCCCCTCGATCTTGCGGACGGTCGGACGATGACCGCCTTGGAGATGCAGTGGGAGTATCTCGACCTGGCGCGCAAGTACGCGGAGGAGCGAGGACTCGAGTCGGTCGGTGGGACGGAGATCGGCCTCGACATACTCCGGCGCTGGGAGCAGGTTCTGGCCGCGTTGGAGGCCGACCCGATGTCCCTGGCAACGCAACTGGACTGGGTGGCGAAGTACCGGTTGGTCAACGCTTACCGCGAACGTCACGGTCTTTCGTGGCGCGACCACAAGCTGGCAGCGATGGACCTCCAGTACCACGACGTGGATCCCAGCCGTAGCCTTTACGCCCGGCTCGGCATGGAGACGATCCTGGACCCCGAATCGATCCGGGAGGCAGTTACGGAACCTCCCGAGACCACCCGTGCCTATTTCCGAGGCAAGTGCCTTCAGAAGTGGGCCTCGTCCATCGCCGCCGCGAACTGGGATTCCTTGGTGTTCGACCTCGGGGGAGATCCGTTGAGGAGGGTCCCCATGATGGAACCACTGAGGGGAACCCGGTCACATGTCGAAGAATTGCTGAGTAGCGTGTCGAGTCCCGCCGAGCTGCTCGAGCGACTGGGCTCGTAG
- a CDS encoding MoaD/ThiS family protein — MKVLLRNPRRELELPGPLAVQALLSSLGCNRESVLVMVDGTLVTGDATIPDSATVEIRPVISGGSS; from the coding sequence CAACCCGCGCCGCGAGTTGGAGCTACCGGGGCCGCTCGCGGTGCAGGCGCTGCTCAGCAGCCTGGGCTGCAACCGGGAGTCCGTCCTCGTCATGGTCGACGGCACACTCGTCACCGGTGACGCGACGATTCCCGACTCGGCGACGGTCGAGATCAGGCCGGTCATCTCAGGCGGCTCGTCGTGA
- a CDS encoding ferredoxin, giving the protein MKVWIDQDLCTGDGLCEEIAPAVFTLLDDGLSYVKEGDKVFDNPGGQEGLAQVPDGMEDATREAAEECPGECIFIEE; this is encoded by the coding sequence ATGAAGGTCTGGATCGATCAGGATCTCTGCACGGGAGACGGGCTCTGCGAAGAGATCGCCCCCGCGGTCTTCACCCTCCTCGACGACGGGCTCTCCTACGTCAAGGAAGGCGACAAGGTCTTCGACAACCCGGGCGGCCAGGAAGGCCTGGCCCAGGTGCCCGACGGCATGGAGGACGCCACCCGGGAGGCCGCCGAGGAGTGCCCCGGGGAGTGCATCTTCATAGAGGAGTAG
- a CDS encoding ATP-binding protein — protein sequence MDVRRHNAAFCAPCFTRHCREQVKRAIDSYKMVAPGERVLVAVSGGKDSLALWDILLELGYHADGLYIGLGIGDYSDESASFTREFAAQRSADLIEISIPGEFGFDIPTGARAAKRAPCSACGLSKRHLFNKAALDGGYDVVATGHNLDDEAAVLFGNVLRWDLAYLGRQYPVLPGGLGFARKVKPLVRLGERETAAYCVLKGIDYIVEECPMSAGNRHLGYKEALNAIEQTSPGSKAAFYFGFLERIVPMVQPAAEEERGGLHPCPGCGSPTVSEVCAFCKLVSRAAERG from the coding sequence ATGGACGTTCGGCGTCACAACGCCGCCTTCTGCGCCCCCTGTTTCACCCGCCACTGCCGGGAGCAGGTCAAGCGTGCGATCGACTCCTACAAGATGGTGGCCCCCGGCGAGCGCGTGCTCGTGGCCGTGTCGGGCGGCAAGGACTCCCTGGCGCTATGGGACATCCTCCTCGAGCTCGGTTACCACGCCGACGGGCTCTACATCGGCCTCGGTATAGGCGACTACAGCGACGAATCGGCCTCGTTCACGCGTGAATTCGCCGCCCAGCGCAGCGCCGACCTGATCGAGATATCGATACCCGGCGAGTTCGGATTCGACATACCGACCGGGGCGAGAGCAGCGAAGAGGGCCCCATGCTCGGCGTGCGGTCTGTCGAAGAGGCACCTGTTCAACAAGGCTGCCCTCGACGGTGGCTACGACGTGGTCGCCACGGGCCACAACCTCGACGACGAGGCCGCGGTGTTGTTCGGCAACGTCCTCAGGTGGGACCTCGCGTACCTCGGACGGCAATACCCTGTCCTGCCCGGGGGGCTCGGATTCGCCCGCAAGGTCAAGCCGCTGGTACGCCTCGGTGAGCGCGAGACAGCGGCCTATTGCGTGCTCAAGGGCATCGACTACATAGTCGAGGAGTGCCCGATGTCAGCGGGGAACCGGCACCTTGGGTACAAGGAAGCGTTGAACGCGATCGAGCAGACTTCGCCCGGGTCGAAGGCGGCGTTCTACTTCGGCTTCCTCGAACGCATCGTTCCGATGGTCCAACCGGCAGCGGAAGAAGAGCGCGGCGGCTTGCACCCATGCCCTGGGTGCGGGTCGCCGACGGTCAGCGAAGTGTGCGCTTTCTGCAAGCTCGTCTCGCGCGCCGCTGAGCGGGGCTGA